The following coding sequences are from one Paenibacillus sp. FSL R5-0912 window:
- a CDS encoding class I SAM-dependent methyltransferase: protein MIPAGNSKPNIDRFLGYQDEYDRYRPEAPPLVIELLSNYLGRRPAVVADIGCGTGLSTFLWKDAADSVTGVEPNPDMLGKAQEKLNRLDNGAQVLSFIQGYSNQLPFASEGVDIITCSQSFHWMDPASTLQEISRCLRPGGVFAAYDCDWPLVLNPAIEARYNRLIATSDALLKELQPDSDQARKWDKEGHLGRINASGCFTYAREIVFHNTEACDAERYIGLALSQGGIQTVLKLSPASLEQEIAEFSAEVKNYFRGRTLQVLISYRMRIGVK, encoded by the coding sequence ATGATTCCTGCAGGTAACAGCAAGCCTAATATTGACCGCTTCTTGGGATATCAGGATGAATACGACCGTTACCGGCCCGAAGCGCCGCCGCTGGTTATTGAGCTGCTGAGTAATTACCTGGGCCGCCGTCCGGCCGTGGTCGCTGATATAGGCTGCGGCACCGGTCTGTCCACCTTCCTGTGGAAAGACGCCGCCGACTCCGTAACCGGAGTGGAGCCTAACCCGGATATGCTGGGCAAAGCGCAGGAGAAGCTGAATCGCCTGGACAACGGGGCGCAGGTTTTGTCTTTTATCCAAGGCTACTCCAATCAGCTTCCCTTCGCCTCAGAGGGCGTCGACATCATCACCTGCTCGCAGTCATTCCACTGGATGGACCCGGCCAGCACACTTCAGGAAATCTCCCGCTGTCTGCGTCCCGGCGGAGTGTTCGCAGCCTATGACTGCGATTGGCCTCTGGTACTGAACCCTGCTATTGAAGCCCGTTACAACAGGCTGATTGCCACTTCAGACGCCCTGCTTAAGGAGCTCCAGCCTGATTCGGATCAGGCCCGCAAGTGGGATAAGGAAGGACATCTGGGCCGGATCAATGCCAGCGGATGTTTCACTTACGCGCGAGAAATTGTTTTTCACAACACAGAAGCCTGCGATGCAGAGCGCTATATCGGATTGGCCCTCAGCCAAGGCGGGATACAGACTGTCCTGAAGCTTAGCCCGGCCTCACTTGAGCAAGAGATTGCCGAGTTCTCGGCAGAGGTTAAGAACTACTTCCGAGGCCGGACATTGCAGGTGCTGATTAGCTACCGGATGCGGATCGGCGTGAAATAA
- a CDS encoding ABC transporter substrate-binding protein, whose protein sequence is MKQLVNTFLAILIVAFGLMFLASRLNSAEGYSGGNTLTIYNWGDYIDPELLEQFQEETGITVIYQTFDSNEAMLTKVEQGGTVFDVVVPSDYAIAKMREENLLLPLDHSKLPNLANIGSEFMDLSFDPGNLYSVPYFWGTVGIIYNPEMTEGIDFSSWDSLWDKRLDNNIFLVDGAREVMGMALNSLHNSVNDRNEEHLQEALAKLNRLSPNVKAIVGDEIKMLLANEEAAVGIVWSGDASEIMDENDKLDYVVPEEGSNIWFDNMVIPRGAANIEGAHKFINFMLRPDVAAQNTEYVGYSTPNVPALKLLPEDISGDERFYPPAEITDRLEVYDNLGKRMLAHYNELFLKFKMNKK, encoded by the coding sequence ATGAAACAGCTGGTAAATACGTTTCTGGCGATTCTGATCGTGGCATTCGGGCTGATGTTCCTGGCCTCCAGGCTGAACTCGGCCGAGGGCTATTCCGGCGGCAATACGCTGACGATCTACAACTGGGGTGATTACATCGATCCTGAGCTGCTGGAGCAGTTCCAGGAGGAGACCGGCATTACGGTGATCTACCAGACCTTTGACTCTAATGAGGCGATGCTGACCAAGGTTGAGCAGGGCGGTACGGTCTTCGATGTCGTGGTCCCTTCCGACTATGCCATTGCCAAGATGCGCGAAGAGAACCTGCTGCTGCCGCTGGATCACAGCAAGCTTCCGAATCTGGCCAATATCGGGTCCGAATTCATGGATCTGTCCTTTGATCCCGGTAACCTGTATTCGGTGCCTTATTTCTGGGGGACGGTAGGTATCATCTACAACCCCGAGATGACGGAGGGCATCGATTTCAGCAGTTGGGATTCGCTCTGGGATAAGCGGCTGGACAATAATATCTTCCTGGTCGATGGAGCACGCGAGGTGATGGGCATGGCGCTGAACAGTCTGCACAATTCCGTCAATGACAGGAATGAAGAGCATCTGCAGGAGGCGTTGGCCAAGCTGAACCGGCTGTCGCCGAATGTGAAGGCGATCGTCGGCGACGAGATCAAGATGCTGCTGGCGAACGAGGAGGCGGCTGTCGGAATCGTCTGGTCCGGCGATGCTTCGGAGATTATGGATGAGAACGACAAGCTGGATTACGTAGTGCCGGAGGAAGGCTCGAACATCTGGTTCGACAACATGGTCATTCCGCGCGGCGCAGCCAATATCGAAGGGGCACATAAGTTCATCAACTTCATGCTCCGCCCGGATGTGGCGGCGCAGAATACGGAATATGTCGGCTACTCTACGCCGAACGTTCCTGCCCTGAAGCTGCTGCCGGAGGACATCTCCGGCGACGAGCGCTTCTACCCGCCCGCCGAGATCACAGACCGGCTGGAGGTCTACGATAACCTCGGTAAGCGGATGCTTGCCCATTATAACGAGCTGTTCCTGAAGTTTAAGATGAATAAGAAGTAG
- a CDS encoding ABC transporter permease produces the protein MRNKSKNKNGIANIYLVLVFLVLYAPIFYLMYYSFNSGGTMHEFEGFTLDYYREVVADTRLMIIVINTLVIALLSSAIATLIAIIGALAIQHVRSRRAKNTLLSLNNVLIVSPDVIIGASFLILFTIVGIKLGFTSVLLSHVAFSIPIAVIMILPHLQEMSLTLTDAARDLGATRRDVLTKVVLPIIKPGIFSGFFMALTYSLDDFAVTFFVTGNGYSTLSVEIYSRARQGVSLSINALSTLIFLFTILLVVGYYYLNQRKSRPPMQIAEPVAEAGVPR, from the coding sequence GTGAGAAACAAAAGCAAAAATAAAAACGGGATTGCCAATATCTATCTGGTGCTGGTCTTCCTTGTTCTGTATGCGCCGATTTTCTATCTGATGTACTACTCGTTCAACAGCGGCGGCACCATGCATGAATTCGAGGGCTTCACACTGGATTATTACCGTGAGGTCGTTGCTGATACCCGGCTAATGATTATTGTGATTAACACGCTGGTGATCGCGCTCCTGTCTTCGGCGATTGCGACACTGATTGCGATCATCGGAGCACTGGCAATCCAGCATGTCCGCAGCCGCCGGGCCAAGAACACGCTGCTCTCGCTGAATAATGTGCTGATTGTCAGCCCGGATGTGATTATCGGAGCCTCGTTCCTGATCCTGTTCACCATTGTCGGGATCAAGCTTGGCTTCACCTCCGTTCTGCTCTCGCATGTGGCGTTCAGTATTCCAATTGCCGTCATCATGATCCTGCCCCATCTGCAGGAGATGAGCCTGACACTGACTGACGCTGCCCGGGATCTCGGGGCTACGCGCCGCGATGTGCTTACGAAGGTAGTTCTGCCGATCATCAAGCCGGGGATTTTCAGCGGGTTCTTCATGGCGCTTACCTATTCCCTGGACGATTTCGCGGTAACCTTCTTCGTAACCGGTAATGGATATTCCACACTGTCGGTTGAAATCTATTCCCGGGCACGCCAAGGGGTCTCATTGTCGATTAATGCATTGTCGACGTTGATCTTCCTCTTCACGATTCTGCTTGTAGTAGGTTACTACTACCTTAACCAGCGGAAGAGCCGCCCGCCTATGCAGATTGCAGAACCGGTTGCCGAAGCGGGGGTGCCTAGATGA
- a CDS encoding ABC transporter permease, with product MKSKGKSYYLIPYYLWIALFVIAPVLLVVYYSLFDLDGKLTLDNYVNFFTPVYMRMMLNSFWYAFLITLFSLLVAYPAAYLLTRTKHKQLWLLLIILPTWINLLLKTYAFIGIFGTFGPVNNFFDLVGLGEQQILFTGFSFVFVSVYIFIPFMILPIFSALDEMNLSLVDAARDLGASGWTTFRRVVFPLTISGVRSGVMAVFIPALSLFMITRLIAGNRVITLGTAIEQHFLVTQDWGMGSTVAVFLIAIMALFMILTGSSRKGVRG from the coding sequence ATGAAGAGTAAGGGCAAGTCGTACTACCTCATCCCGTATTACCTGTGGATTGCGTTGTTTGTTATTGCACCGGTGCTGCTGGTTGTCTATTATTCCCTGTTCGATCTGGACGGGAAGCTGACGCTGGACAACTACGTCAATTTCTTCACGCCGGTATATATGAGAATGATGCTGAATTCCTTCTGGTATGCTTTTCTGATCACACTGTTCTCGCTCTTGGTGGCATACCCGGCTGCTTATCTGCTGACGCGCACGAAGCACAAGCAGCTGTGGCTGCTGCTGATTATTCTGCCGACATGGATCAATCTGTTGCTGAAGACATATGCCTTCATCGGTATCTTCGGCACCTTCGGCCCGGTCAACAATTTCTTTGATCTGGTGGGGCTCGGGGAGCAGCAGATCCTGTTCACAGGCTTCAGCTTTGTGTTTGTATCGGTCTATATTTTCATTCCATTCATGATCCTGCCGATCTTCAGTGCCCTGGATGAGATGAATCTGTCGCTGGTGGATGCTGCACGTGATTTGGGTGCCTCCGGGTGGACGACGTTCCGGCGGGTTGTGTTTCCGCTGACGATCTCCGGGGTCCGTTCCGGCGTTATGGCGGTATTCATTCCGGCGCTGTCGCTCTTCATGATTACACGACTGATTGCCGGCAACCGGGTCATTACACTCGGCACCGCGATTGAGCAGCATTTCCTGGTCACACAGGATTGGGGCATGGGCTCTACGGTAGCGGTATTCCTGATCGCCATTATGGCGCTGTTCATGATTCTTACGGGCAGCTCGCGGAAAGGGGTGCGCGGGTGA
- a CDS encoding ABC transporter ATP-binding protein, whose product MLAIATQEGTIISFDQVIKQYDDEEAVLKGVSFEIERGKFYTLLGPSGCGKTTILRLIAGFAEPTEGSIYLNGKIINHIPANERQVNTVFQDYALFPHLNVFENVAFGLRIKKLKKDVINQKVQEALRFVNLVGYDQRAINEMSGGQRQRVAIARAIVNEPQVLLLDEPLSALDLKLRTEMQYILREMQQRLGITFIFVTHDQEEALAMSDWIFVMNGGKIEQSGTPNDIYDEPINRFVADFIGESNIVPGVMIEDYVVEFNGHRFECVDAGLKPNEAVEIVIRPEDLEIATVEAGKLKVRVDSQLFRGVHYEISCYDGSGHEWLVHSTRKAEVGSEIGLYFDPEAIHVMRFGETEEEFDKRLEAYGEVESDEE is encoded by the coding sequence TTGTTAGCTATAGCTACCCAGGAAGGCACTATTATTTCTTTTGATCAGGTTATTAAGCAATATGACGATGAAGAGGCTGTATTAAAAGGCGTGAGCTTCGAAATTGAACGTGGTAAATTCTATACACTGCTGGGCCCCTCGGGCTGCGGGAAAACGACCATTCTGCGTTTGATTGCCGGCTTCGCTGAGCCGACTGAAGGTTCCATTTATCTGAACGGCAAAATCATCAACCATATTCCCGCCAATGAGCGGCAGGTCAATACGGTATTCCAGGACTATGCGCTGTTTCCGCACCTGAACGTATTTGAGAATGTGGCTTTCGGACTGCGGATCAAGAAGCTTAAGAAGGATGTTATTAATCAAAAGGTGCAGGAGGCGCTGCGCTTCGTCAATCTGGTCGGCTATGACCAGCGGGCGATAAATGAGATGTCCGGGGGACAAAGACAGCGTGTCGCAATTGCGCGAGCGATTGTCAACGAGCCGCAGGTACTGCTGCTGGACGAGCCGTTGTCCGCGCTCGACCTGAAGCTGCGCACGGAGATGCAGTATATTCTGCGGGAAATGCAGCAGCGGCTGGGCATCACCTTCATCTTCGTTACCCATGACCAGGAAGAGGCGCTGGCGATGTCCGACTGGATCTTCGTCATGAACGGCGGAAAGATTGAGCAGAGCGGTACGCCTAATGATATTTACGATGAGCCGATCAACCGCTTCGTGGCGGATTTCATCGGCGAGTCGAACATCGTGCCGGGCGTAATGATTGAGGACTATGTAGTTGAATTTAACGGCCACCGGTTCGAGTGCGTCGATGCCGGCCTGAAGCCGAATGAGGCGGTGGAGATCGTCATCCGGCCGGAGGATCTGGAGATTGCCACAGTAGAAGCGGGAAAGCTGAAGGTGCGCGTGGATTCCCAGTTGTTCCGCGGGGTACATTATGAGATCAGCTGCTATGACGGCTCAGGCCATGAATGGCTGGTCCATTCCACCCGCAAGGCGGAGGTAGGCAGCGAAATCGGGCTGTATTTTGATCCGGAAGCGATCCATGTTATGCGTTTCGGCGAAACGGAGGAAGAGTTCGACAAACGTCTGGAGGCTTACGGCGAGGTGGAGAGCGATGAAGAGTAA
- a CDS encoding FUSC family protein: protein MNEGLQDRLEKFGLSLYMIRVTLAASLSWLAVHSLYGDRYLYFAPLAAILITQSSVKASLEKGAYRLLGIVLGGIASLVVGRFFDVGALSILLMLLLGIGVATACRINIQAVSQVGVTSVLALTFYQDGYIVWRVAETLIGVLIALIINMIIVPPKGFVKVKDLALRGSLTLSDALTGLTSGGRDAAQALTALKLSGELLGKSKQLQNELHFTLSHYQCRKELGTLSQATSHLSRVHSYVKGISEELSLLPAHYAAADWMTEVVTATADCIALYGTRTLSDAECGRSLPESLRRARDVQLAWFSELQGQCPLAAFRDLGAVFSHLNRILEEIERADYAAISAGAQPAKAAPARAIRFIQKGLSHKL from the coding sequence ATGAACGAGGGGTTACAAGACCGCCTTGAGAAGTTCGGATTATCCCTTTATATGATACGTGTTACCCTTGCTGCATCACTATCCTGGCTCGCGGTACACAGCTTGTATGGCGACCGTTATCTGTACTTTGCGCCGCTGGCGGCGATTCTTATCACCCAGAGCAGTGTCAAAGCCTCGCTTGAAAAAGGGGCATACCGGCTGCTCGGTATTGTGCTAGGCGGAATCGCCAGCCTGGTCGTGGGCCGCTTCTTCGATGTTGGTGCGCTCTCGATTCTGCTGATGCTGCTGCTCGGTATAGGCGTAGCCACCGCCTGCCGGATTAATATCCAGGCCGTTTCGCAGGTTGGCGTCACTTCCGTCCTGGCGCTCACCTTCTATCAGGATGGGTACATCGTCTGGAGAGTCGCCGAGACCCTGATCGGCGTGCTGATTGCCTTAATTATAAATATGATTATCGTTCCGCCCAAGGGGTTCGTCAAGGTCAAGGACTTGGCACTGAGGGGCAGCCTGACATTGTCCGATGCCTTAACCGGCCTGACGTCCGGCGGACGGGATGCTGCCCAGGCACTGACCGCGCTTAAGCTTTCCGGTGAACTGCTTGGCAAGAGTAAGCAACTGCAGAACGAGCTTCACTTCACGCTCTCCCATTACCAGTGCCGCAAAGAGCTCGGTACACTGTCACAGGCTACCTCCCATCTTAGCAGGGTGCATTCCTACGTCAAAGGAATTTCCGAAGAGCTCTCCCTGCTTCCTGCCCATTATGCCGCAGCCGACTGGATGACAGAGGTTGTGACGGCAACGGCAGACTGCATTGCCTTATATGGTACCCGGACGCTGTCGGATGCGGAATGCGGACGTTCGCTCCCCGAGAGCCTTCGCCGCGCCCGTGATGTGCAGCTGGCCTGGTTCTCTGAGCTGCAGGGTCAATGCCCGCTCGCCGCATTCCGTGATCTTGGCGCGGTGTTCTCGCATCTGAACCGGATTCTTGAAGAGATTGAACGCGCTGATTATGCGGCAATCTCAGCTGGCGCGCAGCCCGCCAAGGCTGCACCGGCGCGCGCTATACGTTTCATACAAAAAGGACTCTCCCATAAGCTATAA
- the atzF gene encoding allophanate hydrolase: MTATTEFPAKLTAGWLRGQYLSGVLDPEEVVREIIRRAARDKAMNIWIEPPAEAHIRPFLERLRELDPQSHPLWGIPFAVKDNIDVKGLPTTVACPEYAYQPDHDSSVVARLVAAGAIPLGKSNLDQFATGLVGVRSPYGETHNALRPEYISGGSSAGSAVAVARGQAVFSLGTDTAGSGRVPASLNGLVGYKPSLGAWPVRGVVPACASLDCVTVFAHNLEDALAVDRAARGFDEADPWSRSVKLWPAALPAKLLLPESPPEFYGPHAEEYREAWGRAEAAVQALGLPVERVDCTLFSKAAAILYEGPWVAERWAGLGEFVENHREAVLPVTESILSSGAAGRHTAASLFQAMHRLQRYKREAELLLKDAVLVLPTCGGTWTREQVARNPVGANSDMGRYTNHCNLLDLSAVAVPAGDAAAGLPFGITMFALADSEHLLAGAGAQLLGENGPPEGAADETASPGMMTLAVCGLHMRGFPLEKQMLEHGARFWREARTAPCYELVKLQTVPPKPGLLRQAEGGGSVELELWRMPAESLGAFASLIPAPLGLGRVVLEDGREVTGFICEGYAAAGAENITAYGGWKNLPVN, translated from the coding sequence ATGACGGCAACAACTGAATTTCCCGCCAAGCTGACCGCAGGCTGGCTGCGCGGGCAATATTTAAGCGGTGTGCTGGACCCGGAGGAGGTGGTCCGGGAGATCATCCGCCGCGCTGCACGCGACAAGGCAATGAACATCTGGATTGAGCCGCCTGCCGAGGCGCATATCCGTCCCTTTCTTGAGAGGCTCAGGGAGCTGGACCCGCAGAGCCATCCGCTGTGGGGCATTCCGTTCGCCGTTAAGGATAACATCGATGTTAAAGGACTGCCCACAACGGTAGCTTGTCCTGAATATGCTTATCAGCCGGATCATGACTCTTCGGTTGTCGCAAGATTGGTTGCTGCGGGAGCTATCCCTCTGGGCAAAAGCAATCTGGACCAGTTCGCCACCGGTCTCGTCGGTGTACGCAGCCCTTACGGCGAGACGCATAACGCCCTGCGCCCGGAATATATCAGCGGAGGCTCCAGCGCCGGATCCGCCGTGGCTGTTGCCCGTGGCCAGGCCGTGTTCAGCCTGGGCACCGATACCGCCGGCTCGGGCCGCGTGCCTGCTTCGCTGAACGGGCTGGTCGGCTATAAGCCCAGCCTCGGCGCCTGGCCGGTGCGCGGGGTAGTGCCCGCTTGTGCCAGCCTGGACTGCGTCACCGTGTTTGCGCACAATCTGGAGGATGCCCTCGCGGTGGACCGCGCAGCGCGCGGCTTCGATGAAGCCGACCCCTGGTCGCGTTCCGTGAAGCTGTGGCCCGCCGCTCTTCCGGCGAAGCTGCTGCTTCCGGAGTCTCCGCCGGAGTTCTATGGCCCCCATGCCGAAGAATACCGGGAGGCCTGGGGAAGGGCCGAAGCTGCCGTGCAGGCATTGGGGCTGCCGGTTGAACGGGTGGACTGTACGCTGTTCTCCAAAGCGGCAGCTATCTTGTACGAGGGTCCCTGGGTAGCCGAGCGCTGGGCCGGTCTGGGTGAGTTCGTGGAGAATCACCGTGAAGCTGTTCTGCCGGTGACGGAGTCCATCTTGTCTTCCGGGGCGGCCGGGCGCCATACGGCCGCAAGCCTGTTCCAGGCCATGCACCGGCTGCAGCGCTATAAGCGGGAAGCGGAGCTGCTGCTGAAGGATGCCGTGCTGGTGCTCCCGACCTGCGGCGGAACCTGGACCCGGGAGCAGGTTGCACGTAATCCGGTAGGGGCCAACTCCGATATGGGCCGCTATACCAACCACTGCAACCTGCTTGATCTGTCAGCCGTGGCGGTTCCTGCCGGGGATGCGGCGGCGGGCCTGCCGTTCGGCATCACGATGTTCGCTCTGGCGGACAGCGAGCATCTGCTGGCCGGAGCGGGCGCACAGCTTCTTGGAGAGAACGGTCCGCCGGAAGGTGCTGCTGATGAGACGGCATCTCCGGGTATGATGACACTGGCAGTCTGCGGTCTTCATATGCGAGGCTTCCCGCTGGAGAAGCAGATGCTGGAGCATGGTGCCCGGTTCTGGCGGGAGGCGCGGACGGCCCCGTGCTATGAATTGGTCAAGCTCCAGACCGTGCCGCCCAAGCCCGGCCTGCTCCGGCAGGCGGAGGGGGGAGGCTCTGTCGAGCTGGAGCTGTGGCGGATGCCGGCAGAGTCGCTGGGTGCGTTCGCATCGCTCATTCCTGCTCCGCTGGGCCTCGGGCGGGTGGTGCTCGAAGACGGCCGGGAAGTGACTGGCTTCATATGCGAAGGCTATGCCGCAGCCGGGGCCGAGAATATTACGGCATACGGGGGATGGAAAAATCTTCCTGTAAATTGA
- a CDS encoding PucR family transcriptional regulator → MGSNVITGLNCSDILLIPDLKEAVVLAGAGGLGRYINRVNVMEVPDVIDWVRPGEFLITSGFPFHGQPELITEIIPQLNQKGVSALGIKTKRYIDEIPARALELADQLNFPIFELPAAISFSDVVRDIMERVLVQEARELSQLQSRFQKLSKQLLHGDGIEDFLLTLDGMLHNPVVLLDDTDQVLCSPQAEALALAEQLPLWMQLRQEGSLGITFLTVGERRIRAYVSSVHDKGVDQCLLVLLEWNRELAVVDQLTIDRVGVLVGLEMINAGARREVELKYVDQFLQDWISGRIAAAEDLKLRAEACGCPLPERPLRAVTVGWLEEKPELKQLQQAVKRVRARGDLQHVKLTILEGELVLTVPEQPDIPLEETLGRLLAEMNRVFAKESCAFCIGDLAEGPDQVRFSYESARKIARICEVSGYSGAYVDYRKLGVFRLLYHLPELAEISGYRDQYIVPLLEYDSKHGVSLVQTLQLYFKCNRNIKRTSAELFTHYNTVTYRIERACELLGLSQNDGDDMLELQLALKLHEMSSGRRIRTESQRRR, encoded by the coding sequence ATGGGCAGCAATGTAATCACCGGATTGAACTGCAGCGATATCCTGCTGATTCCCGATCTGAAGGAAGCGGTGGTCCTGGCGGGAGCCGGAGGTCTTGGGCGTTACATTAACCGTGTCAATGTGATGGAGGTTCCCGATGTGATTGACTGGGTCCGTCCGGGAGAATTTCTGATTACCAGCGGCTTCCCCTTCCACGGTCAGCCGGAGCTCATCACCGAGATTATTCCCCAGCTGAACCAGAAGGGCGTATCCGCGCTTGGGATCAAGACAAAGCGTTATATCGACGAAATTCCGGCACGGGCGCTGGAGCTGGCGGATCAGCTTAATTTCCCGATCTTCGAGCTGCCGGCGGCTATCTCCTTCTCCGACGTTGTACGTGACATTATGGAACGGGTGCTCGTGCAGGAGGCCAGGGAGCTCTCCCAGCTGCAGAGCCGTTTCCAGAAGCTGTCCAAGCAGCTTCTGCATGGCGACGGCATCGAGGATTTCCTGCTGACGCTGGATGGTATGCTGCATAATCCGGTCGTGCTGCTGGATGATACCGATCAGGTCCTCTGTTCCCCGCAGGCAGAGGCGCTGGCGCTGGCAGAGCAGCTTCCGTTATGGATGCAGCTGCGCCAGGAGGGCAGTCTGGGGATTACCTTCCTGACGGTCGGAGAGCGGCGGATCCGCGCATATGTCTCGTCCGTCCATGACAAGGGGGTGGATCAATGCCTGCTGGTGCTGCTGGAGTGGAACCGCGAGCTGGCGGTTGTAGATCAGTTAACCATTGACCGGGTGGGTGTACTGGTCGGCCTGGAGATGATCAACGCCGGTGCCCGCCGGGAGGTTGAACTGAAGTATGTCGACCAGTTTCTGCAGGACTGGATCAGCGGCCGGATTGCCGCAGCTGAGGATTTGAAGCTGCGGGCCGAGGCCTGCGGCTGCCCGCTTCCTGAGCGCCCGCTGCGCGCCGTAACCGTCGGCTGGCTGGAGGAGAAGCCGGAGCTTAAGCAGCTGCAGCAAGCGGTGAAGCGGGTGCGGGCCCGGGGAGATCTTCAGCATGTGAAGCTTACGATCCTTGAAGGGGAATTGGTTCTGACGGTTCCGGAGCAGCCGGATATTCCATTGGAGGAAACGCTGGGACGACTGCTGGCTGAGATGAACCGGGTGTTTGCCAAGGAGAGCTGCGCCTTCTGCATCGGAGATCTTGCGGAAGGTCCCGACCAGGTACGCTTCAGCTATGAGTCCGCCCGCAAAATCGCCCGTATCTGCGAGGTCAGCGGTTACAGCGGGGCTTATGTGGATTACCGGAAGCTGGGTGTCTTCCGGCTGCTGTACCATTTGCCGGAGCTTGCGGAGATCAGCGGGTACAGGGACCAGTACATCGTTCCGCTGCTGGAGTATGACAGCAAGCATGGAGTGTCTCTCGTGCAGACACTCCAGTTGTATTTCAAGTGCAACCGCAACATCAAACGGACCTCAGCCGAGCTGTTCACCCACTATAATACGGTGACTTACCGGATAGAACGGGCCTGCGAGCTGCTGGGACTCAGCCAGAATGACGGTGACGATATGCTGGAGCTGCAGCTTGCACTCAAGCTGCACGAGATGAGCAGCGGCCGCAGGATACGTACGGAATCGCAGAGAAGGAGATGA
- a CDS encoding cupin domain-containing protein, with translation MHTQETEVLTAADMTWELMPNHIELYHREIVSAAQADRLGIRMSSILWEKLGVGGQVLPHHHDVVEIIHITVGEVKLLCEGEWYSYRAGDTFHVPAGVVHSVANAGDSPSEQISIFVPAEANVPANHFFGTTLIEDVYSSKLK, from the coding sequence ATGCATACACAGGAAACGGAAGTGCTGACAGCGGCGGACATGACATGGGAGTTAATGCCGAATCATATTGAGCTGTACCACCGGGAGATCGTCTCGGCAGCGCAGGCGGACCGTCTGGGCATCCGGATGAGCTCCATTCTGTGGGAGAAGCTGGGCGTCGGCGGCCAGGTATTACCGCACCATCATGATGTGGTGGAGATTATTCATATCACTGTGGGGGAGGTCAAGCTGCTGTGCGAGGGTGAATGGTACAGCTACCGGGCCGGGGATACCTTCCATGTACCTGCGGGTGTAGTCCACTCCGTTGCGAATGCGGGTGATTCGCCGTCTGAGCAGATCAGTATTTTTGTGCCGGCCGAGGCGAATGTACCTGCGAACCATTTTTTTGGCACCACACTGATCGAGGATGTGTATTCTTCCAAGCTAAAGTAA
- a CDS encoding ring-opening amidohydrolase translates to MKCSVIKIPAGAPNDMSGLQAAIEEGVLRPEEVAAVLGKTEGNGCVNDFTRGYAVMALKAFFAGVSQEQRPAEISYVMSGGTEGVLSPHFTVISRSGQAETGINADGLKSLAVGTARTRIFRPEELGRLSQVDAVADAVARAVLDAGITVKADVHFVQIKCPLLTAEQIYDAHSRQVSLVTEDTYKSMGYSRGASALGTAVALGEVERSTLSEEDICVNWDKFSAVASTSAGSELAYCEVIVFGNSLSAEGPYHIDHAVMKDAIDGAALQGLLDRYPGEELVQVLAKAEADPDGVIRGRRHIMLDDSDINHTRHARAVVGGVLAYVGGDPMIYVSGGGEHQGPQGGGPVAAVFRRR, encoded by the coding sequence ATGAAATGCTCGGTGATCAAAATCCCTGCAGGTGCGCCGAATGATATGTCCGGCCTGCAGGCGGCGATAGAAGAGGGGGTGCTGCGGCCCGAAGAGGTTGCAGCTGTACTGGGAAAGACCGAGGGGAACGGCTGTGTCAATGATTTCACGCGGGGCTATGCCGTTATGGCGCTGAAGGCGTTCTTCGCCGGGGTGTCTCAGGAACAGCGGCCTGCAGAAATATCCTATGTGATGTCCGGAGGGACGGAAGGTGTGCTCAGCCCGCATTTCACGGTAATTAGCCGCAGCGGCCAGGCAGAGACGGGCATAAATGCTGATGGTCTGAAGTCACTTGCGGTCGGTACTGCCAGAACACGGATCTTCCGGCCGGAGGAGCTGGGCCGGCTCAGCCAGGTGGACGCTGTGGCGGATGCCGTGGCCCGGGCGGTCCTGGATGCCGGAATCACCGTGAAAGCGGATGTGCATTTTGTGCAGATTAAATGCCCGCTGCTCACTGCAGAGCAGATATATGACGCGCACAGCCGTCAGGTATCGCTCGTTACAGAGGATACCTATAAATCCATGGGATATTCCAGGGGTGCATCCGCACTTGGGACTGCCGTTGCCCTGGGTGAAGTGGAGCGCTCGACCTTAAGTGAAGAAGATATATGCGTGAACTGGGATAAATTCAGTGCTGTGGCGTCTACTTCAGCCGGAAGTGAGCTTGCCTACTGCGAAGTGATTGTGTTCGGCAATTCGCTGTCTGCGGAAGGCCCGTATCACATCGACCATGCAGTCATGAAGGATGCTATTGACGGCGCAGCGCTGCAGGGCCTGCTGGACCGGTATCCCGGTGAGGAGCTGGTGCAGGTGCTGGCCAAAGCTGAAGCTGATCCGGACGGAGTCATCCGCGGACGGCGCCATATCATGCTGGATGATTCGGATATCAATCATACGCGGCATGCGCGGGCCGTGGTCGGAGGTGTACTGGCCTATGTCGGCGGCGATCCGATGATCTACGTATCCGGCGGAGGCGAGCACCAGGGGCCACAAGGCGGAGGGCCGGTAGCGGCTGTATTCCGCCGCAGATAG